One region of Zootoca vivipara chromosome 7, rZooViv1.1, whole genome shotgun sequence genomic DNA includes:
- the UBE2T gene encoding ubiquitin-conjugating enzyme E2 T, whose product MQRASRLKRELHLLTTQPPPGITCWQNGSRIDDLQAQMLGSADTPYEKGIFNLEVVVPERYPFEPPKIRFLTPIYHPNIDSAGRICLDVLRLPPKGAWRPSLNIATLLTSIQILMNEPNPDDPLMADISSEYKYNKQTFLRNARQWTEKYASQTTMTLETTDEENHQSAVNPPKDSHISQKRKGSSISGLSKKPCSES is encoded by the exons ATGCAAAGGGCTTCACGACTTAAGAGGGAGCTACATTTGTTGACTACACAGCCGCCACCAGGAATTACTTGCTGGCAAAATGGAAGCCGTATAGATGATCTTCAAGCCC AAATGTTGGGTTCTGCAGATACACCATACGAGAAAGGAATTTTTAACTTGGAAGTAGTTGTGCCTGAAAG GTATCCATTTGAACCCCCAAAGATACGCTTTCTGACTCCCATCTACCATCCCAACATTGACTCAGCTGGAAGAATTTGCCTGGATGTTCTCAGATTGCCACCTAAG GGTGCATGGAGACCGTCTTTGAATATTGCTACTTTGCTGACTTCAATACAGATACTTATGAATGAACCCAACCCTGATGACCCCCTCATGGCTGACATA TCCTCTGAGTATAAATACAACAAGCAAACATTCCTAAGAAATGCCAGACAATGGACAGAGAAGTATGCAAGCCAGACAACAATG ACTTTGGAAACCACCGATGAAGAGAACCACCAAAGTGCAGTCAACCCACCCAAAGATTCTCACATTTcccagaaaaggaaaggaagcagtATCAGTGGATTGTCCAAAAAACCTTGCTCAGAATCATAG